The Microbacterium luteum genome includes a region encoding these proteins:
- a CDS encoding YciI family protein, with the protein MQYMLLLASAPDVSPQPGSPEEAAEMGEWFAFDQMVKDAGVFVSGEALHPQDTATSVRVREGKTVVTDGPYAETKEHLGGFYVLDVANLDEAISWAEKVPNVDYGSVEIRPIFDVSQMQQ; encoded by the coding sequence ATGCAGTACATGCTCCTCCTCGCCAGCGCCCCCGATGTCAGTCCGCAGCCGGGAAGCCCCGAAGAAGCCGCGGAGATGGGTGAGTGGTTCGCCTTCGACCAGATGGTGAAGGACGCCGGGGTCTTCGTCTCCGGCGAAGCGCTCCACCCGCAGGACACCGCCACGTCGGTGCGCGTGCGCGAGGGCAAGACCGTCGTCACCGACGGACCCTACGCCGAGACCAAGGAACACCTCGGCGGCTTCTACGTGCTCGACGTCGCGAACCTCGATGAGGCGATCTCGTGGGCCGAGAAGGTCCCCAACGTCGACTACGGCTCGGTCGAGATCCGGCCGATCTTCGACGTGTCGCAGATGCAGCAGTAG
- a CDS encoding VIT1/CCC1 transporter family protein: protein MNAASDAPASSAHPDEPHRGGLAQRLNWLRAGVLGANDGIVSTAAVVVGVAGATSGSLPVLLAGTAALVGGAISMALGEYVSVASQRDTEHALIEKERRELAEDPAAELEELTGIYQAQGLSRATAEKVARELTAKDVLGAHLAAELNIDRDDVVSPWYAAIASAVAFTVGALLPLVTMLLTPHPERIALTFVAVLVALAVTGYVAAWIGGASRWKAVLRTLIGGTLALVATFLVGSLFGTTIG, encoded by the coding sequence GTGAACGCCGCCTCCGATGCCCCGGCCTCCTCTGCGCATCCCGACGAGCCCCACCGTGGTGGCCTCGCGCAGCGCCTGAACTGGCTCCGTGCCGGCGTGCTCGGTGCCAACGACGGCATCGTCTCGACGGCTGCGGTCGTCGTCGGCGTCGCGGGGGCGACCAGCGGAAGCCTGCCGGTGCTCCTGGCCGGCACGGCCGCCCTCGTCGGCGGAGCGATCTCGATGGCGCTCGGCGAGTACGTCTCGGTCGCCTCGCAACGTGACACCGAGCACGCCCTGATCGAGAAGGAACGGCGCGAGCTGGCCGAGGACCCGGCGGCGGAACTCGAAGAGCTCACCGGGATCTACCAGGCCCAGGGCCTCAGCCGCGCGACGGCCGAGAAGGTCGCGCGGGAGCTGACGGCGAAGGATGTTCTCGGCGCGCACCTGGCTGCCGAGCTGAACATCGACCGCGACGACGTCGTGAGTCCCTGGTACGCGGCCATCGCATCCGCCGTCGCTTTCACCGTCGGCGCGCTCCTGCCGTTGGTGACCATGCTCCTGACGCCTCACCCCGAGCGGATCGCCCTCACCTTCGTCGCCGTGCTGGTCGCCCTCGCGGTGACCGGGTACGTCGCTGCGTGGATCGGGGGTGCGTCACGGTGGAAGGCGGTCCTGCGTACGCTCATCGGTGGGACGCTCGCGCTGGTCGCGACGTTCCTGGTCGGCTCGCTGTTCGGCACCACGATCGGCTGA
- a CDS encoding lactonase family protein, protein MTHSLVLVANAGDGSLSLFRFDGAALERLSVTEGLTGCSTFAVDSTRDLVYAAVKGDPAGIVTLSLDRAAGVLTEVSRRDLPRGGMNYLALTHDGEVLLGASYGGGYGILSTVADGVVSAPVSEIAYANLHAVLPDASGRFAYFVSLGDDLVAQYAITDEPSLEPLSPSTVAFPPGIGPRHLALNAAEDSVYVLTEFSAEIVRLHRDRQNGVLVPDGSTAAHDVAVGLPPGVFGGNPTVNPALWGADLHWGAGQKHLWASERSTSSLAAVPVAADGSLRPAETFTPTEPQPRGFALSADGRYLVAAGERSTTVSLYAVHGQHLELLQRAETGGGANWVRFIEPRL, encoded by the coding sequence ATGACCCATTCCCTCGTGCTCGTCGCCAACGCCGGCGACGGATCCCTGTCGCTGTTCCGCTTCGACGGGGCAGCGCTCGAGCGCCTGTCGGTGACCGAGGGGCTGACGGGATGCTCCACGTTCGCCGTCGATTCGACGCGCGACCTCGTCTACGCCGCCGTCAAGGGCGACCCCGCGGGCATCGTCACGCTCTCGCTCGACCGCGCAGCCGGAGTGCTGACGGAGGTCTCGCGGCGCGATCTGCCGCGGGGCGGCATGAACTACCTGGCCCTCACTCACGACGGCGAGGTGCTGCTCGGCGCCTCCTACGGCGGCGGGTACGGCATCCTCAGCACCGTCGCGGACGGCGTGGTGAGCGCTCCGGTCTCCGAGATCGCGTATGCGAACCTGCACGCGGTGCTGCCGGATGCATCCGGTCGGTTCGCCTACTTCGTCTCGCTCGGCGACGATCTCGTCGCGCAGTACGCGATCACCGATGAGCCTTCGCTGGAGCCGCTGAGTCCGTCCACCGTCGCCTTCCCGCCCGGCATCGGGCCCCGCCACCTGGCGCTGAACGCCGCGGAGGACAGCGTCTACGTGCTCACGGAGTTCAGTGCCGAGATCGTGCGTCTGCACCGTGACCGGCAGAACGGGGTGCTTGTTCCGGACGGATCCACCGCGGCGCACGATGTCGCCGTCGGCCTGCCGCCCGGCGTGTTCGGAGGCAATCCCACCGTCAACCCGGCGCTGTGGGGAGCCGACCTGCACTGGGGTGCCGGACAGAAGCATCTCTGGGCATCGGAGCGGTCGACGAGCAGTCTCGCAGCGGTGCCCGTGGCCGCAGACGGCTCCCTCCGTCCCGCCGAGACCTTCACGCCCACCGAGCCGCAGCCGCGCGGATTCGCGCTGAGCGCCGACGGCCGATACCTGGTCGCCGCGGGTGAGCGAAGCACGACGGTCTCTCTCTACGCCGTCCACGGGCAGCACCTCGAACTCCTCCAGCGCGCCGAGACCGGTGGCGGCGCGAACTGGGTTCGCTTCATCGAACCGCGCCTTTAG
- a CDS encoding formylglycine-generating enzyme family protein, translating to MESDDELSEDAGQSACGPGCTCGAPERSTFLPLGTTKRRIEGAGEPSGAHGVEQAIIPAGTFAMGDSSGDRNPGDGEVPVHDVTLDAFSIDATSVTNDDFARFVDATGFETEAETFGFSAVFHLALDAPDDDVMGRASGTPWWIGVRGADWRHPGGRNSSIDGLGDHPVVHVSHNDALAYCAWAGRRLPTEAEWEYASRGGLDGAKYPWGDEEPDSGGAWRTNIWQGAFPHANTLEDGFLTTAPVRTFSPNGYGLWQTVGNVWEWCADWWDPRTYAASPPRNPQGPERGDVRVLRGGSFLCHISYCNRYRNSARSQNTPDSSMGNAGFRTVALAGS from the coding sequence GTGGAATCCGACGACGAGCTGAGCGAAGACGCCGGACAGAGCGCATGCGGTCCGGGATGCACGTGCGGCGCCCCCGAACGATCCACGTTCCTCCCTCTCGGCACGACGAAGCGCCGCATCGAGGGGGCCGGCGAGCCGTCCGGGGCACACGGCGTCGAGCAGGCGATCATCCCGGCGGGAACCTTCGCCATGGGCGATTCCTCGGGCGACCGGAATCCCGGTGACGGCGAGGTGCCGGTGCACGATGTCACCCTCGACGCGTTCTCGATCGACGCGACCAGCGTGACCAACGACGACTTCGCCCGTTTCGTCGACGCCACGGGCTTCGAGACCGAGGCCGAGACCTTCGGCTTCTCCGCCGTGTTCCACCTCGCGCTCGACGCACCCGACGACGACGTCATGGGGCGCGCATCCGGAACCCCGTGGTGGATCGGCGTCCGCGGCGCCGACTGGCGGCACCCCGGAGGGCGGAACAGCTCGATCGACGGCCTCGGAGACCACCCGGTCGTGCACGTCTCGCACAACGACGCGCTCGCCTACTGCGCCTGGGCCGGTCGGCGTCTGCCCACCGAAGCGGAGTGGGAGTACGCCTCCCGCGGCGGCCTCGACGGCGCCAAATACCCGTGGGGCGACGAGGAGCCCGATTCCGGCGGCGCGTGGCGCACCAACATCTGGCAGGGTGCCTTCCCGCACGCCAATACCCTGGAGGACGGATTCCTCACCACCGCTCCGGTGCGCACCTTCTCGCCCAACGGCTATGGGCTGTGGCAGACGGTCGGGAACGTCTGGGAGTGGTGCGCGGACTGGTGGGATCCCCGCACCTACGCCGCGTCGCCTCCCCGGAATCCACAGGGACCGGAGCGGGGCGATGTGCGGGTGCTGCGCGGCGGAAGCTTCCTCTGCCACATCTCCTATTGCAACCGGTACCGCAATTCGGCCCGCTCGCAGAACACCCCTGACTCCTCGATGGGCAACGCCGGGTTCCGCACGGTCGCCCTGGCCGGTTCGTGA
- a CDS encoding Gfo/Idh/MocA family protein, giving the protein MKLAVLGSGMIVRDFLPHAAAVDGLDLVAICGRPASADRLAAMRDEFGIDRVHLDLDACLADPDIDTVWIAVPNSLHAEYARKALEAGKHVVCEKPFVLDERDLQELRDLAEERDLILVEAISTVYLSNYRWIQEHLDSVGEIRVVQCDYSQFSSRFDRFRAGEVLPAFDPAQGGGALLDIGIYTIHFVVGLLGLPESVQYTANLERGVDTSGVLVLEYGDRTAVCVCAKDSDGPIRSKIQGTDGWIAVDGAPNAMPVVRSQRRGEQVQTRDLSVHPHRMVEEFRAFVDMIARHDTAERDRRLDHSQAVLAVATAARRSAGLLPSDPS; this is encoded by the coding sequence ATGAAGCTCGCCGTGCTGGGGTCGGGGATGATCGTCCGCGACTTCCTGCCCCACGCCGCCGCCGTCGACGGCCTCGACCTCGTCGCGATCTGCGGGCGTCCGGCGTCAGCCGATCGCCTCGCCGCGATGCGGGACGAGTTCGGCATCGACCGCGTGCACCTCGACCTCGATGCCTGCCTCGCAGATCCCGACATCGACACGGTGTGGATCGCGGTGCCGAACTCGCTGCACGCCGAGTATGCGCGCAAGGCCCTGGAGGCCGGCAAGCATGTGGTGTGCGAGAAGCCCTTCGTGCTCGATGAGCGCGATCTGCAGGAACTGCGCGACCTCGCCGAGGAGCGCGATCTCATCCTCGTCGAGGCGATCAGCACGGTGTACCTCTCGAACTACCGCTGGATCCAGGAGCACCTCGACAGCGTCGGGGAGATCCGCGTCGTGCAGTGCGACTACTCCCAGTTCTCGTCGCGCTTCGACCGGTTCCGGGCCGGCGAGGTGCTGCCGGCGTTCGACCCGGCGCAGGGTGGCGGCGCGCTGCTCGACATCGGCATCTACACGATCCACTTCGTCGTGGGGCTTCTCGGGCTTCCCGAGAGCGTGCAGTACACCGCCAACCTCGAGCGCGGCGTGGACACTTCCGGCGTGCTCGTGCTGGAGTACGGCGACCGCACCGCGGTGTGCGTGTGCGCGAAGGACTCCGACGGCCCGATCCGCTCGAAGATCCAGGGCACCGACGGCTGGATCGCCGTCGACGGGGCGCCGAACGCGATGCCGGTCGTGCGATCCCAGCGCCGAGGCGAACAGGTGCAGACCCGTGACCTGTCGGTGCATCCGCATCGCATGGTCGAGGAGTTCCGCGCGTTCGTCGACATGATCGCCCGGCACGACACGGCCGAGCGCGACCGACGTCTCGACCACAGCCAGGCCGTGCTCGCCGTCGCCACCGCGGCGCGTCGGTCGGCCGGACTCCTCCCGAGCGACCCCTCATGA
- a CDS encoding MFS transporter: MTSPSALHTPGWRTWTVWIVGVAAYVVAITNRTSLSSVGVDAAIRFDADASALSMFAVIQLAVYGSLQVPVGLILDRLGARPVIAAGMVLMATGQLVMAFADAVGIGILARVLIGAGDAAVFPSVLRVIATWFPAQRSPLLVQLTGIIGQLGQIVAVVPLAALLHATSWSVAFGSLAGLTVLFAVLTFAVIRNRPPERRDDPLDTAVDTDTGAVRIVRSAADLREGFRESWSHPATRLGFWSHFTTPFAGTAFVLLWGYPFLTAGEGLRPAAASGLMTLLVLAGIVFGPILGALSSRHPTRRSRWLVLPTVVFQAVAWLAVIVWPGAAPVWLLVILVIALASGGPASMIAFDHARAFNPTHRLSTATGIVNGGGFLAALIAILMIGVSMDLQGAGTPETYSLDAFRIAFLTQVPLWIIGSWGIIRERSRTIRHVGGPGNLPW; the protein is encoded by the coding sequence GTGACATCACCCTCTGCCCTGCACACGCCCGGCTGGCGTACGTGGACGGTCTGGATCGTCGGGGTCGCCGCCTACGTCGTCGCGATCACGAACCGCACGTCGCTGTCGTCCGTCGGCGTCGACGCGGCGATCCGGTTCGATGCCGACGCCTCGGCGCTGTCGATGTTCGCCGTCATCCAGCTCGCCGTCTACGGTTCGCTCCAGGTGCCGGTGGGGCTGATCCTCGACCGCCTCGGCGCGCGCCCGGTGATCGCGGCCGGCATGGTGCTCATGGCCACCGGTCAGCTCGTCATGGCCTTCGCCGACGCCGTCGGGATCGGCATCCTCGCGCGCGTGCTCATCGGCGCCGGCGATGCCGCGGTCTTCCCGAGCGTGCTGCGCGTGATCGCCACGTGGTTCCCGGCGCAGCGCTCACCGCTCCTGGTGCAGCTGACGGGCATCATCGGCCAGCTGGGTCAGATCGTCGCCGTCGTGCCGCTGGCAGCCCTCCTGCACGCCACGTCGTGGAGCGTCGCGTTCGGCAGCCTCGCCGGACTCACGGTGCTGTTCGCGGTTCTCACCTTCGCGGTCATCCGCAATCGTCCACCCGAGCGTCGCGACGATCCGCTCGACACCGCCGTCGACACCGACACCGGCGCGGTGCGTATCGTGCGTTCGGCGGCCGATCTGCGCGAGGGATTCCGCGAGTCGTGGTCCCACCCGGCGACGCGGTTGGGCTTCTGGTCGCACTTCACCACCCCGTTCGCGGGCACGGCGTTCGTGCTGCTGTGGGGCTATCCGTTCCTCACCGCGGGCGAGGGGCTCAGGCCCGCCGCCGCGTCGGGACTCATGACCCTGCTCGTGCTCGCCGGCATCGTGTTCGGACCGATCCTCGGGGCGCTCTCCTCACGGCACCCGACGCGCCGGTCGCGCTGGCTCGTGCTGCCGACGGTGGTGTTCCAGGCCGTCGCGTGGCTCGCGGTGATCGTGTGGCCCGGCGCCGCGCCGGTCTGGCTGCTGGTGATCCTCGTCATCGCGCTCGCCTCGGGCGGACCCGCCTCGATGATCGCCTTCGACCATGCCCGCGCGTTCAATCCGACGCATCGCCTGAGCACGGCGACCGGCATCGTCAACGGCGGCGGCTTCCTCGCCGCGCTGATCGCGATCCTCATGATCGGCGTCTCGATGGACCTGCAGGGCGCCGGCACACCCGAGACCTACTCGCTGGACGCGTTCCGCATCGCCTTCCTCACCCAGGTGCCGCTGTGGATCATCGGTTCCTGGGGAATCATCCGCGAGCGCAGCCGCACGATCCGGCACGTCGGCGGACCGGGGAATCTCCCCTGGTGA
- a CDS encoding alpha/beta hydrolase produces MSGSSDAPRGGDASRRRDALTWIALVVAAAALGVIVWACVTAWGAIVHGHPAYAVLLGAAALLAVLGVVVALRGARRRTAARVTGRILLLVAAAGGIAALAWLRPYPAVEPALSAMQSDEAVTVVESADRIVFEPADAPSSTAVFFQPGALVDPRAYAAVLRPLAEAGHPVVIAKQPLGIAFLALGAFDDARDVVPHADGWVIGGHSLGGTVAAMQADEHDEDTERRATGLILYASYPADDISETLTTQVLSISGTEDGLATPSKIADTAATLPVDTEFLVLDGVSHAQFGSYGPQPGDGVPQVSDETARTEISDASLDFVSLSAAG; encoded by the coding sequence GTGAGCGGGTCATCGGATGCGCCGCGAGGCGGCGACGCGTCACGGCGCCGTGATGCGCTGACGTGGATCGCGCTCGTCGTCGCCGCCGCAGCCCTCGGAGTCATCGTGTGGGCCTGCGTCACCGCGTGGGGGGCGATCGTCCACGGACACCCGGCCTATGCCGTGCTGCTGGGCGCGGCCGCTCTGCTCGCGGTCCTGGGCGTCGTCGTGGCGCTGCGCGGCGCTCGTCGCCGGACCGCGGCGCGGGTCACCGGTCGCATCCTCCTCCTGGTCGCAGCCGCCGGGGGCATCGCCGCCCTCGCCTGGCTCCGCCCGTACCCGGCGGTCGAGCCGGCGCTCTCGGCGATGCAGAGCGACGAGGCCGTCACCGTGGTCGAGAGCGCCGATCGGATCGTTTTCGAGCCCGCGGATGCGCCGTCGTCGACCGCGGTGTTCTTCCAGCCCGGAGCGCTCGTCGACCCTCGCGCCTACGCGGCGGTCCTGCGCCCCCTCGCCGAGGCGGGCCATCCGGTGGTCATCGCCAAGCAGCCGCTGGGGATCGCGTTCCTCGCGCTCGGCGCGTTCGACGACGCCCGCGACGTCGTGCCGCATGCCGACGGCTGGGTGATCGGCGGGCATTCGCTCGGCGGAACGGTCGCCGCAATGCAAGCCGACGAACACGACGAAGACACCGAGCGCCGAGCCACGGGCCTGATCCTGTACGCCTCCTACCCCGCCGACGACATCAGCGAGACCCTCACCACGCAGGTGCTGTCGATCTCCGGCACCGAAGACGGGCTGGCCACGCCGTCGAAGATCGCCGATACCGCCGCCACCCTTCCCGTCGACACGGAGTTCCTCGTTCTCGACGGCGTCTCACACGCCCAGTTCGGCTCGTACGGCCCGCAGCCGGGCGACGGTGTGCCACAGGTATCGGATGAGACCGCGCGCACGGAGATCTCGGACGCGAGCCTCGATTTCGTCTCGTTGTCCGCTGCCGGCTGA
- a CDS encoding heavy metal translocating P-type ATPase: MRILRALRSHATLSVTAGVLTVVLVLATTGRGDAARIVATTWVGAVVVWTLVGMVRQVMRGHVGLDILAVVAMVATLAVGEYVASLIIVLMLAGGDALERLAGRRATRELTALLDRSPRTGHRVRAAPEGTEIIADVDVDDIAPGDVLLVRPAEIVPVDGVVLGDTGVFDESSLTGESIPVERRTGDAVPSGALNGAAAVRIRATRTSGDSQYQQIVALVREAEPSRAPVERLADRFAIPFTAVSLVLAGTAWGVSGDPSRFAEVLVLATPCPLLIAAPVAFLGGLSRAANAGVIVKGGAVLEQLARVASAAFDKTGTLTAGRPAVSGVHPTAGFTESQVLGAAAAAEQYSTHALAPGIVTAARERGVIVGAATSAREAATDGVTAIVDGHRIVIGKPAFVSAAAPELQRAILAPGEAAAYVAIDGRFAGHLTFVDTVRPESRQVVNWLTHNGVGRVAMLTGDVPATADSIARDVGITEVHAELRPREKVHLAAEMRPRPMMMVGDGVNDAPVLAAADVGIAMGARGATAAGEAADAVLLVDSLSGVVDGIAIARRTVRVAVTAIGIGIALSIGLMLIAMTGAIPAVAGALIQELVDLATILYALRALTGGLPSRSTRTGFPGARGGLEE; the protein is encoded by the coding sequence ATGCGCATCCTTCGCGCGCTCCGCTCGCACGCCACGCTCTCGGTCACCGCCGGAGTGCTGACGGTCGTGCTGGTCCTCGCGACGACCGGCCGTGGGGATGCGGCCCGCATCGTCGCGACGACATGGGTCGGGGCGGTGGTCGTGTGGACTCTCGTCGGCATGGTGCGGCAGGTGATGCGCGGGCACGTCGGACTCGACATCCTCGCCGTGGTCGCGATGGTCGCCACCCTCGCGGTCGGCGAGTACGTCGCGTCGCTGATCATCGTGCTGATGCTGGCGGGTGGCGACGCCCTGGAGCGGCTCGCCGGACGCCGTGCAACCCGCGAGCTCACCGCGCTCCTGGACCGCTCCCCCCGCACCGGTCATCGCGTGCGGGCCGCGCCCGAGGGCACGGAGATCATCGCGGACGTCGATGTCGACGACATCGCACCGGGCGATGTTCTGCTCGTACGACCGGCGGAGATCGTTCCGGTCGACGGCGTCGTCCTCGGCGACACCGGCGTGTTCGACGAGTCCTCGCTCACGGGCGAGAGCATCCCCGTCGAGCGGCGAACGGGCGATGCCGTTCCGTCGGGAGCTCTGAACGGCGCCGCCGCGGTGCGCATCCGGGCCACGCGCACGAGCGGGGACAGCCAGTACCAGCAGATCGTCGCCCTGGTGCGCGAGGCCGAGCCTTCCCGCGCGCCGGTCGAACGCCTCGCGGATCGCTTCGCGATCCCGTTCACCGCAGTATCGCTCGTTCTGGCGGGCACTGCCTGGGGAGTTTCGGGCGATCCCTCCCGATTCGCCGAGGTGCTCGTGCTGGCCACGCCCTGCCCCCTGCTCATCGCCGCGCCGGTGGCGTTCCTCGGCGGACTCTCCCGCGCCGCGAATGCCGGTGTGATCGTGAAGGGCGGGGCGGTGCTCGAGCAGCTCGCCCGCGTCGCGTCCGCGGCGTTCGACAAGACGGGCACGTTGACGGCGGGGCGACCCGCCGTGTCCGGGGTCCATCCCACGGCCGGATTCACCGAGTCGCAGGTGCTCGGAGCCGCCGCGGCGGCCGAGCAGTACTCCACCCACGCCTTGGCGCCGGGCATCGTCACCGCCGCCCGGGAGCGCGGTGTGATCGTGGGCGCCGCGACCTCCGCTCGCGAGGCGGCGACCGACGGCGTCACCGCCATCGTCGACGGACACCGCATCGTCATCGGCAAGCCGGCCTTCGTGTCTGCGGCGGCGCCCGAGCTGCAGCGCGCGATCCTCGCACCGGGCGAGGCCGCGGCCTACGTGGCGATCGACGGACGCTTCGCCGGTCACCTGACGTTCGTCGACACGGTGCGACCGGAGTCCCGCCAGGTCGTGAACTGGCTGACGCACAACGGCGTCGGCCGGGTGGCCATGCTGACGGGGGATGTGCCGGCGACCGCCGACTCCATCGCCCGCGACGTGGGGATCACCGAGGTGCACGCCGAGCTGCGACCGCGGGAGAAGGTGCATCTCGCGGCCGAGATGCGTCCTCGCCCGATGATGATGGTCGGTGACGGCGTCAACGACGCGCCGGTGCTGGCCGCCGCCGACGTGGGCATCGCGATGGGGGCGCGCGGGGCCACCGCCGCCGGCGAAGCAGCGGACGCGGTCCTGCTCGTCGATTCGCTCTCCGGCGTCGTCGACGGCATCGCGATCGCGCGTCGCACGGTCCGGGTGGCCGTCACCGCGATCGGCATCGGCATCGCGCTGAGCATCGGCCTGATGCTGATCGCGATGACGGGTGCGATCCCCGCCGTGGCCGGTGCGCTCATCCAGGAACTGGTCGACCTCGCGACGATCCTCTACGCCCTCCGCGCCTTGACCGGCGGCCTCCCCTCGCGAAGCACCCGGACGGGATTCCCAGGCGCGCGCGGTGGACTGGAGGAGTGA
- a CDS encoding DUF6596 domain-containing protein has product MLKVVYVIYTQGHAAPTGELVRGDLCDEARWLAGTLCDLLPEEPEAWGLASLLAYTDARRPARLDADGEVVLLRDQDRSRWDAEAIAAGRRLLARALALRRVGPYQLQAAIAGAHASAPTFDDTDWRTIRRLYAVLARLEPSPIVSLNEAVAAALSEGPESGLALLSPIAEELDGYHYFHLARADMLAATGERGAARAAFDRALALCENETERRTIARVAAERTP; this is encoded by the coding sequence GTGCTGAAGGTCGTCTACGTGATCTACACGCAGGGGCACGCCGCGCCCACGGGTGAGCTCGTGCGCGGCGACCTGTGCGATGAGGCCCGCTGGCTGGCGGGCACGCTGTGCGACCTGCTCCCGGAGGAGCCTGAGGCCTGGGGGCTGGCATCGCTCCTGGCCTACACCGACGCGCGACGCCCGGCGCGACTCGACGCCGACGGCGAGGTCGTGCTGCTGCGCGACCAGGACCGCAGCCGATGGGATGCCGAAGCGATCGCGGCGGGACGGCGCCTGCTGGCACGCGCGCTCGCGCTCCGCCGCGTGGGGCCGTACCAGCTTCAGGCGGCGATCGCCGGTGCCCATGCGAGCGCACCGACCTTCGACGACACCGACTGGCGCACCATCAGGCGTCTGTACGCCGTGCTCGCTCGGCTCGAGCCGTCGCCGATCGTGTCGCTGAACGAGGCGGTCGCTGCCGCGCTGTCCGAGGGGCCGGAGTCAGGTCTCGCGCTTCTGTCGCCGATCGCCGAAGAACTCGACGGATACCACTACTTCCATCTCGCGCGCGCCGACATGCTCGCCGCCACGGGGGAGCGGGGCGCGGCCCGTGCCGCCTTCGACCGGGCTCTGGCGCTGTGCGAGAACGAGACCGAGCGTCGGACGATCGCCAGGGTCGCCGCCGAGAGGACGCCGTGA
- a CDS encoding sigma factor-like helix-turn-helix DNA-binding protein, producing the protein MPHPEVAEVFGAQWPRLVATLRADLGDFDLAEDAAQHAFAVASERWHADGLPGAPGAWLLTVARRWAIDQARRDVRWARREDDVRAALELPQRDRGPISDDLLAMIFGCCHRALDESARVALTLRYVVGLPTASLARSFLVSEATMAKRLVRAKKKIAASRVPFEVRPRSRPARGLPGRRAEGRLRDLHAGARRAHG; encoded by the coding sequence GTGCCGCATCCCGAGGTCGCCGAGGTCTTCGGTGCGCAGTGGCCACGGCTGGTCGCGACCCTGCGCGCCGACCTCGGCGACTTCGATCTCGCGGAGGATGCCGCGCAGCACGCGTTCGCGGTTGCGTCCGAACGCTGGCACGCCGACGGGCTGCCGGGCGCGCCAGGCGCATGGCTGCTCACCGTCGCGCGCCGCTGGGCGATCGATCAGGCCCGACGCGACGTGCGATGGGCGCGGCGAGAAGACGATGTGCGTGCCGCGCTCGAGCTGCCGCAACGCGACCGCGGGCCGATCTCCGACGACCTGCTGGCGATGATCTTCGGATGCTGCCACCGCGCCCTCGACGAGTCGGCACGCGTTGCGCTGACGCTGCGTTACGTCGTGGGCCTGCCGACGGCCTCGCTCGCGCGTTCCTTCCTCGTCTCCGAAGCGACCATGGCGAAGCGCCTGGTGCGGGCGAAGAAGAAGATCGCGGCCAGTCGCGTGCCCTTCGAGGTCCGTCCCCGATCGCGACCTGCTCGCGGACTCCCTGGACGACGTGCTGAAGGTCGTCTACGTGATCTACACGCAGGGGCACGCCGCGCCCACGGGTGA